From Sphingomonas nostoxanthinifaciens, a single genomic window includes:
- a CDS encoding GDSL-type esterase/lipase family protein produces MSLLIPLLLASGALTGPAGTVMPAIVDPYAAEIAAFARAPRTSGTAAVLFLGSSSVRLWDKVDAFPSESAINHGFGGATVRDVLRHYRVLVEDCHPAAVIVYVGENDIATGRTPAETAADVLTLMTKLREDFPTARIAWLSLKPSPARWPLWREMTVVNAEVKAHAASAGAFDYIDIVPSLMGLDGRPDRTLFGPDGLHMSPLGYARWNRIVALYFAAGGQTAHVRPGPTGIR; encoded by the coding sequence GTGAGCCTCCTGATACCGCTATTGCTGGCGAGCGGCGCCCTGACCGGGCCGGCGGGCACCGTCATGCCCGCGATCGTCGATCCCTATGCCGCCGAGATCGCGGCGTTTGCGCGCGCGCCGCGCACCAGCGGCACGGCGGCGGTGCTGTTCCTCGGCAGCTCCAGCGTACGGCTGTGGGACAAGGTCGATGCCTTCCCCAGCGAGAGTGCGATCAATCATGGCTTCGGCGGTGCGACCGTGCGCGACGTGCTGCGCCATTACCGGGTGCTGGTCGAGGATTGCCACCCGGCCGCGGTCATCGTCTATGTGGGCGAGAACGACATCGCGACCGGGCGCACCCCTGCCGAGACCGCCGCCGACGTGCTGACTTTGATGACGAAGCTGCGCGAGGATTTTCCGACGGCGCGCATCGCGTGGCTGTCGCTGAAGCCGAGCCCGGCGCGCTGGCCGCTGTGGCGCGAGATGACCGTCGTCAATGCGGAGGTGAAGGCCCACGCCGCTTCGGCCGGAGCGTTCGATTATATCGATATCGTACCGAGCCTGATGGGCCTCGACGGGCGCCCCGATCGAACGCTGTTCGGCCCCGACGGCCTGCACATGAGCCCGCTCGGCTATGCGCGCTGGAACCGGATCGTCGCGCTCTATTTCGCAGCCGGCGGCCAGACCGCGCATGTCCGCCCGGGCCCGACCGGGATACGATAG
- a CDS encoding arabinan endo-1,5-alpha-L-arabinosidase, with protein MIRRSLTAAVLALAIAGGASAQAGPADTGPINSVITGDIVPTHDPVLVKEHGTYYVFGTGLSEKTSPDLAHWTQQPAPFAKLPDWAAQAVPGSKDMWAPDLSFWNGRWHLYYAVSTFGSNRSAIGLFTSPTLDPKAPDFGWRDEGLVVMSHHEDDYNAIDPNHVIDAQGRHWLSLGSFWGGIKLFELDPRTGKLLHEGEKPVALARRLAPAGGPAPIEAPYIVPRGGHYYLFASYDYCCKGVNSTYYTVVGRSKAITGPYLGRDGSRMMDGQGTIILRADLEEQGRFRGPGHSGFLHDDDGKDYIVYHAYDKANRGAPTLRISPIEWDREGWPVAVR; from the coding sequence ATGATCCGACGATCGCTGACCGCTGCCGTGCTGGCGCTGGCAATCGCCGGTGGGGCCTCGGCGCAGGCCGGGCCGGCCGATACCGGCCCGATCAACAGCGTCATCACCGGCGACATCGTGCCGACGCACGACCCGGTGCTGGTGAAGGAACACGGCACCTATTACGTGTTCGGCACAGGCCTGTCGGAAAAGACCTCGCCCGACCTAGCCCATTGGACCCAGCAGCCTGCGCCTTTTGCCAAGCTGCCCGACTGGGCGGCGCAGGCGGTACCCGGCAGCAAGGACATGTGGGCGCCCGACCTGTCTTTCTGGAACGGCCGCTGGCACCTCTATTACGCAGTGTCGACCTTCGGATCGAACCGCTCCGCCATCGGTCTGTTCACCAGCCCCACGCTCGACCCGAAGGCGCCCGATTTTGGCTGGCGCGACGAGGGGCTGGTGGTGATGTCGCACCACGAAGACGACTATAACGCGATCGACCCGAACCATGTGATCGACGCGCAGGGACGGCACTGGCTGTCGCTCGGCAGCTTCTGGGGTGGGATCAAGCTGTTCGAGCTCGATCCGCGCACGGGCAAGCTGCTGCACGAAGGCGAGAAGCCGGTGGCGCTCGCCCGCCGCCTTGCGCCCGCGGGCGGCCCGGCGCCGATCGAGGCGCCATACATCGTGCCGCGCGGGGGCCATTACTATCTGTTCGCCTCATACGATTATTGCTGCAAGGGCGTGAACAGTACCTATTACACCGTGGTCGGCCGATCGAAGGCGATCACCGGCCCCTATCTCGGCCGCGACGGCAGCCGCATGATGGATGGTCAGGGCACGATCATCCTGCGCGCCGATCTGGAGGAGCAGGGCCGCTTTCGCGGGCCGGGCCATAGCGGCTTCCTGCATGACGACGATGGCAAGGATTACATCGTCTATCACGCCTATGACAAAGCCAATCGCGGAGCGCCGACCTTGCGCATCTCGCCGATCGAGTGGGACCGCGAAGGCTGGCCGGTCGCGGTGCGCTGA
- a CDS encoding TonB-dependent receptor: MLSRQFVRYGVSMLAMFASAGAAAAQNQDPNGSVASRPGADNATTPAAQAASDTAPPDPANTAEIVVRGVRASLATAEAIKRTAPQIVDSIVSQDIGKLPDNTVSDALQRVTGVQVTRGAGEAGTVLVRGLPNITTLLNGREAFTGTGRGVALQDIPAELIAGVDVYKTSTSDIIEGGITGTIDVRLRRPFDFDGLQIAGAGRAVYSDQSRKWGYLGSGLVSDRWETSIGDIGVLFGASYNRRRYRDDDAFDFVSNPLAGSNVGIPDTVGGLYTSGNRQRLAFNGSVQWKPADNLEFYVDGLYTQYKNTYAVDFFIGLPKAGTVTATTTYPNFPFLANSSTTTNAYTLTSKQAYQNKTDTYQFNGGGKWTTGHAVLTSELTYNRSRLPGRNVITDTSFNSPQIGVNFDQGGTPRVNLTGVNLTDPTLFSIQTLFDNHSVAVSRQWAWRGDLLYTFDDGFLTNFKVGSRYTTRRATSQATASNPIPIGTPVPVSSISGFASISPGDLVKGALGVGSFVDANTNYLLNNTDAVRKIFGQPAGDRPYDPNLAFFDDEKTYAVYAQAAFAFDLGSIRVDGTAGARIVNTSENLQGNGVSSRENYLNVLPSFNARAKLTDQLQLRVAVAKTLTRPEFAQLNPLVSYTSNGQTGSSGTAFTGGGGNPALQPIKTNAYDVSLEWYPAKATSVTLAGFYKDVFGYIQTYSQIEAYQGQTALVSRPRNTGTGKLYGAEAAYQQFFDFLPGPLSGLGAQLNGTFIKGTTQDPILGGQQRLTNVSKWSYNVVAIYEKYGASVRLAWNWRSSFVDSYNSGGVQAGTIVADPTGQLDLSMNYAVTDYLSLTFDATNLTDRVYHDRFKGVNAVSGLYSSTPRDTRTYDRTFEVGARFKF; this comes from the coding sequence ATGCTGTCGAGGCAATTTGTCCGCTATGGCGTGTCTATGCTCGCGATGTTTGCGAGCGCCGGTGCTGCCGCCGCCCAAAACCAGGATCCAAACGGATCGGTCGCATCGCGGCCGGGTGCCGATAACGCGACCACGCCCGCCGCGCAGGCCGCCTCCGACACTGCCCCACCCGACCCCGCCAATACCGCCGAGATCGTGGTGCGCGGCGTGCGTGCCAGCCTCGCCACCGCCGAGGCGATCAAGCGCACCGCGCCGCAGATCGTGGATTCGATCGTCTCGCAGGATATCGGCAAGCTGCCCGACAACACCGTATCCGACGCGCTGCAGCGCGTGACCGGCGTGCAGGTGACGCGCGGTGCCGGCGAGGCGGGCACAGTACTCGTCCGCGGGCTGCCCAACATCACCACTTTGCTCAATGGGCGCGAGGCGTTCACCGGCACGGGCCGTGGCGTGGCGCTGCAGGATATCCCGGCCGAACTGATCGCCGGCGTCGATGTCTACAAGACCTCGACCTCCGACATCATCGAGGGCGGCATTACCGGCACGATCGACGTGCGCCTGCGCCGACCGTTCGACTTCGACGGCCTGCAGATCGCGGGCGCCGGCCGAGCGGTCTACTCCGACCAGTCGCGCAAGTGGGGTTATCTCGGCAGCGGCCTCGTCAGCGATCGGTGGGAAACGTCGATCGGCGATATCGGCGTGCTATTCGGCGCGTCCTACAATCGGCGCCGTTATCGCGACGACGATGCGTTCGATTTTGTCTCGAACCCGCTCGCGGGCAGCAACGTGGGCATCCCCGACACGGTCGGCGGCCTCTACACCAGCGGCAACCGCCAGCGGCTGGCATTCAACGGATCGGTACAGTGGAAGCCGGCGGACAATCTCGAATTCTACGTCGACGGGCTCTATACCCAGTATAAGAACACCTATGCGGTCGATTTCTTCATCGGCCTGCCGAAGGCGGGCACGGTCACGGCGACCACGACCTATCCCAACTTCCCGTTCCTGGCGAACAGCAGCACGACCACCAACGCCTATACGCTGACCAGCAAGCAGGCCTACCAGAACAAGACCGACACCTATCAGTTCAACGGCGGCGGCAAGTGGACCACCGGCCACGCCGTGCTGACGAGCGAACTGACCTATAATCGCAGCCGCCTGCCCGGCCGCAACGTCATCACCGACACGTCGTTCAATTCGCCGCAGATCGGCGTCAACTTCGATCAGGGCGGCACGCCGCGCGTCAACCTGACCGGCGTCAACCTGACCGACCCGACCCTGTTCTCGATCCAGACGTTGTTCGACAATCACAGCGTGGCGGTGAGCCGGCAGTGGGCGTGGCGCGGCGACCTGCTCTACACGTTCGACGACGGCTTCCTGACCAACTTCAAGGTCGGTTCGCGCTACACGACGCGGCGCGCGACGTCGCAGGCGACCGCGTCAAACCCGATCCCGATCGGCACGCCGGTGCCGGTCAGCAGCATCAGCGGGTTCGCCTCGATCTCGCCGGGCGATCTGGTGAAAGGCGCGCTCGGCGTCGGGTCGTTCGTCGATGCGAACACGAACTATCTGCTCAACAATACCGACGCGGTCCGCAAGATCTTCGGCCAGCCGGCCGGGGACCGGCCCTATGATCCCAACCTTGCATTCTTCGACGACGAAAAGACTTACGCCGTCTACGCTCAGGCAGCGTTCGCCTTCGATCTTGGTTCGATCCGCGTCGACGGCACCGCCGGTGCACGCATCGTCAACACGTCGGAAAATCTGCAGGGCAACGGCGTGTCGAGCCGGGAGAATTACCTGAATGTGCTGCCGAGCTTCAACGCGCGCGCCAAGCTGACTGACCAGCTCCAGCTGCGCGTCGCCGTCGCCAAGACGCTGACGCGGCCGGAATTCGCGCAGCTCAACCCGCTCGTCAGCTATACGTCGAATGGCCAGACCGGTAGTTCGGGCACCGCCTTTACCGGCGGCGGCGGCAATCCCGCGCTGCAGCCGATCAAGACCAACGCCTATGACGTCTCGCTCGAATGGTATCCGGCAAAGGCGACCTCAGTGACGCTGGCCGGCTTCTACAAGGACGTGTTCGGCTACATTCAGACCTATTCGCAGATCGAGGCCTATCAGGGGCAGACGGCTTTGGTCAGCCGGCCGCGCAACACCGGCACGGGCAAATTGTATGGCGCGGAAGCCGCCTACCAGCAATTTTTCGACTTCCTGCCCGGCCCGCTCTCCGGTCTGGGCGCGCAGCTCAACGGCACCTTCATCAAGGGCACGACGCAGGATCCGATCCTTGGCGGGCAGCAGCGCCTGACCAACGTGTCGAAATGGTCGTACAACGTCGTCGCCATCTATGAGAAATATGGGGCGTCGGTGCGGCTCGCGTGGAACTGGCGGTCGAGCTTCGTCGACAGCTACAATTCCGGCGGCGTGCAGGCGGGAACGATCGTCGCCGATCCGACCGGCCAGCTCGACCTGTCAATGAATTATGCCGTGACCGATTATCTGTCGCTGACGTTCGATGCCACCAACCTGACCGATCGCGTCTATCACGACCGGTTCAAGGGCGTGAACGCGGTGAGCGGCCTCTATTCGAGCACGCCGCGCGACACGCGCACCTACGACCGTACGTTCGAGGTGGGCGCACGCTTCAAGTTCTGA
- a CDS encoding FadR/GntR family transcriptional regulator produces the protein MSDKGAEIDSEDKPPARRRGTGRRLHGAIAHKLGVAILSGEYAPGDTLSSEIAFSEALDVSRGAYREAVQVLTAKGLVESRPKAGTRVLPRTRWNMLDPDVLAWAFTGEPDIQFIRNLFELRAIVEPAAAALAAERRDRDDLKTMRAALTGMRRHTLATEAGRTADRDFHTAILNATQNAALVALSASISAAVTWTTQFKQRARALPRNPIPDHARVYDAIAAGDADAARSAMGLLVDLALEDTRSSM, from the coding sequence GTGAGCGACAAGGGCGCGGAGATCGATAGCGAGGACAAGCCGCCGGCCCGTCGACGTGGCACCGGCCGCCGGCTCCATGGCGCGATCGCCCACAAATTGGGCGTGGCGATCCTGTCGGGCGAATATGCGCCGGGCGATACCTTATCCAGCGAGATCGCCTTTTCCGAGGCGCTCGACGTCTCGCGCGGCGCCTATCGCGAGGCGGTGCAGGTGCTGACCGCCAAGGGCCTGGTCGAAAGCCGCCCCAAGGCCGGTACGCGCGTGTTGCCGCGCACGCGCTGGAATATGCTCGATCCCGACGTGCTCGCCTGGGCCTTCACCGGCGAGCCGGATATCCAGTTCATCCGCAACCTGTTCGAATTGCGCGCAATCGTCGAACCGGCAGCGGCGGCGCTGGCGGCGGAGCGGCGCGACCGCGACGATTTGAAGACCATGCGTGCCGCGCTTACCGGCATGCGACGCCACACGCTCGCGACCGAGGCGGGGCGCACCGCCGACCGCGACTTCCACACCGCCATTCTCAACGCGACGCAGAACGCCGCTTTGGTGGCGCTGAGCGCGAGCATCAGCGCGGCGGTGACCTGGACGACGCAGTTCAAGCAGCGCGCCCGCGCTTTGCCGCGCAACCCCATTCCCGATCATGCGCGCGTCTACGACGCAATCGCCGCCGGAGACGCCGACGCAGCGCGCAGCGCGATGGGCCTGCTGGTCGATCTGGCTCTGGAGGATACACGAAGCTCGATGTAG
- a CDS encoding alpha-N-arabinofuranosidase gives MSRMFRRTAAALLIAAQAFSAGQAAPDAVSITATVHGDRPGPIYDRHIFTQFAEHLGNGIYGGLWVGNDKTIPNTRGFRNDVVGALKQLGVPVVRWPGGCFADEYHWREGIGPRAQRLVKVNTHWGGVTEPNAVGTHEYMDLVEQLGAEAYISGNVGNGTPREMAEWVEYMTAPAGSLADERARNGHPAPFKVQMFGIGNELWGCGGNMRPEYAADETRRYATFVVVPVNTKIVKIASGANEGDTNWTDVIMRESGKQVDALSLHYYTVPGGFAHKASSTQFDESGWAETLSRALVMDDLITRHSAVMDKYDPAKKVFLAVDEWGTWYAEEPGTHAGFLRQQNTLRDALVAAINLNIFAKHADRVRLTAIAQMVNVLQAMVLTDGPKMVLTPTYHVFMMYKPYMDGTVLPIDLHAPNYSYGKWSMPAVTASAVRDKTGVVHVGLANLDPNRPATVSANLDGLNAHQASGQVLTAGAMNALNSFDRPNTVMPAPFTGARIAGDTLTLTLPPKSVVMVELH, from the coding sequence ATGAGCAGGATGTTCCGTCGCACCGCCGCCGCGCTGCTGATCGCCGCGCAGGCATTTTCGGCCGGGCAGGCCGCACCCGACGCCGTGTCGATCACGGCGACCGTGCATGGCGACCGGCCCGGCCCGATCTACGACCGGCACATCTTCACCCAGTTCGCCGAGCATCTCGGCAACGGCATCTATGGCGGCCTGTGGGTCGGTAACGACAAGACGATCCCCAATACGCGCGGCTTTCGCAACGACGTAGTCGGTGCGCTGAAACAGCTGGGCGTGCCGGTCGTGCGCTGGCCAGGCGGCTGCTTCGCGGACGAATATCACTGGCGCGAGGGCATCGGCCCGCGCGCGCAGCGCCTGGTGAAGGTCAACACCCATTGGGGCGGCGTCACCGAGCCCAATGCGGTCGGCACGCACGAATATATGGATCTGGTCGAGCAGCTCGGCGCCGAGGCCTATATTTCGGGCAATGTCGGCAACGGCACGCCGCGCGAAATGGCCGAGTGGGTCGAGTATATGACGGCACCGGCCGGCAGCCTTGCCGACGAGCGCGCGCGCAATGGCCATCCCGCGCCGTTCAAGGTGCAGATGTTCGGCATCGGCAATGAATTGTGGGGCTGCGGCGGCAACATGCGGCCCGAATATGCCGCCGACGAGACGCGTCGTTACGCCACCTTCGTCGTCGTGCCGGTGAATACCAAGATCGTGAAGATCGCCAGCGGCGCCAATGAAGGCGATACCAACTGGACCGACGTCATCATGCGCGAGTCCGGCAAGCAGGTCGATGCCCTGTCGCTCCATTATTACACGGTGCCCGGCGGCTTTGCCCACAAGGCCTCGTCCACCCAGTTCGACGAGAGCGGCTGGGCCGAGACGCTGTCGCGCGCGCTGGTCATGGACGACCTCATCACCCGGCACAGCGCGGTGATGGACAAATATGATCCCGCCAAGAAGGTGTTCCTGGCGGTCGACGAGTGGGGCACCTGGTATGCCGAAGAGCCGGGCACGCATGCGGGCTTCCTGCGCCAGCAGAACACGCTGCGCGACGCGCTGGTGGCGGCGATCAACCTCAACATCTTCGCCAAGCATGCCGATCGCGTGCGGCTGACGGCGATCGCGCAGATGGTGAACGTGCTGCAGGCGATGGTGCTGACCGATGGGCCGAAGATGGTGCTGACGCCGACCTACCACGTCTTCATGATGTACAAGCCCTATATGGACGGCACGGTGCTGCCGATCGACCTGCACGCGCCGAACTACAGCTACGGCAAATGGTCGATGCCGGCGGTCACCGCCTCGGCGGTGCGCGACAAAACGGGTGTGGTGCATGTCGGCCTCGCCAACCTCGATCCGAACCGGCCGGCGACGGTCTCGGCCAACCTCGACGGACTGAACGCGCATCAGGCGAGCGGGCAGGTGCTGACCGCCGGGGCGATGAACGCGCTGAACAGCTTCGACCGGCCGAACACGGTGATGCCGGCGCCGTTCACCGGCGCACGCATCGCCGGCGACACGCTGACGCTGACCCTGCCGCCCAAATCGGTGGTGATGGTGGAGCTGCACTGA
- a CDS encoding glycoside hydrolase family 27 protein codes for MSGPQVDRRAVLAGGALAAAPLRATGGKAGASLAPRPPMGWNSWNSFATTITEAQALETARIMAAKLLPAGYDVFTVDIQWYEPDANSYTYNAHPKPAMDAHGRLQPAPNRFPSSADGSGFTRLAQQVHALGLRFGIHVMRGIPRAAVEANLPVFGTSVRARDIADTSSTCPWNPDMYGVDMRRPGAQAWYDGLFRMYAGWGVDFVKMDDMSRPYDAHAPEIEAAHRAIGACGRPIILSLSPGETPVARADHVRANAQMWRIGDDFWDEWPLLEAQFTRLENWNAHRSPGCWPDADMLPLGRLKLGARDTQFTPDEQRTLMTLWSVARSPLIMGGDLRHLDAPTLALLTNPEVIAVNQSSSGNQPHFLMDGLRVWTARGHDGADIVALFNTDAKPLEASIRPDRIGLRGPFAVRDLWARRDLPGRPATIAATLPPHGAALLGVRSVG; via the coding sequence ATGAGCGGTCCGCAGGTCGATCGCCGCGCCGTCCTCGCTGGCGGCGCGCTGGCGGCGGCGCCGCTGCGGGCCACAGGGGGTAAGGCCGGCGCATCGCTTGCGCCGCGGCCGCCGATGGGCTGGAACAGCTGGAACAGCTTCGCCACGACCATCACCGAGGCACAGGCGCTGGAGACGGCGCGGATCATGGCGGCGAAGCTGCTGCCGGCCGGCTACGACGTCTTCACCGTCGACATCCAGTGGTACGAGCCCGACGCGAACAGCTATACCTACAACGCCCATCCCAAGCCGGCGATGGACGCGCACGGCCGGCTGCAGCCTGCGCCCAATCGCTTCCCGTCGAGCGCCGACGGGTCGGGCTTCACCCGGCTCGCGCAGCAGGTGCACGCGCTGGGATTGCGCTTCGGCATCCATGTGATGCGCGGCATCCCGCGTGCGGCGGTCGAGGCCAATCTGCCGGTCTTCGGCACGAGCGTCCGCGCACGCGACATCGCCGACACGTCCAGCACCTGCCCGTGGAATCCCGACATGTACGGCGTCGATATGCGCCGGCCGGGCGCGCAGGCGTGGTATGACGGGCTGTTCCGCATGTATGCGGGCTGGGGCGTCGATTTCGTCAAGATGGACGACATGAGCCGCCCCTACGATGCGCACGCGCCGGAGATCGAGGCGGCGCATCGCGCGATCGGCGCCTGCGGCCGGCCGATCATCCTCAGCTTGTCGCCGGGCGAGACGCCGGTGGCGCGCGCCGACCATGTTCGCGCCAATGCGCAGATGTGGCGGATCGGCGACGATTTCTGGGACGAATGGCCGCTGCTGGAGGCGCAATTCACGCGGCTGGAGAATTGGAACGCGCACCGCTCGCCCGGCTGCTGGCCCGATGCCGACATGCTGCCACTCGGGCGGCTGAAGCTTGGCGCGCGCGATACGCAGTTCACGCCCGACGAGCAGCGGACGCTGATGACCCTGTGGTCGGTCGCACGCTCGCCGCTCATCATGGGCGGCGATCTGCGCCACCTCGACGCGCCGACTTTGGCGCTGCTCACCAATCCGGAAGTAATCGCGGTCAACCAGTCGAGCAGCGGCAACCAGCCGCATTTCCTGATGGACGGGCTGCGCGTCTGGACGGCGCGGGGGCATGACGGGGCGGACATCGTCGCTTTGTTCAACACCGATGCGAAACCGCTCGAGGCATCGATCCGGCCCGACCGCATCGGCTTGCGCGGGCCGTTCGCGGTGCGCGATTTGTGGGCGCGACGCGACCTGCCCGGGCGGCCCGCCACGATCGCCGCGACGTTGCCGCCGCACGGCGCGGCGCTGTTGGGGGTGCGCAGCGTCGGCTGA
- a CDS encoding ROK family protein, translated as MTNDATDRLLVGVELGGTKTIAVVGRGREILDRAVVPTTTPRATLDAVATRLKLWDETFRPQGLGIASFGPVALRAGTPDHGHMLDTPKPGWAGADVLGPLAAVLPGPAAIHTDVTGAALAEGRWGAAAGLSDFVYITVGTGVGMGIVSGGRPVSGRMHPEAGHLRVRRLPGDDFAGVCPFHGDCLEGLASGPAIAARAGKGAEHLAPDDPAWAFVADALAEGIVMLMLTVSAQAIVIGGGVGLGQPQVLAMIRPRIVALLGGYLPGVDAGSIDRIVVPAALGGDAGPLGALLLAEMAVEQSSGVASSKRQ; from the coding sequence ATGACGAATGACGCGACGGATCGACTGCTGGTGGGCGTGGAGCTTGGCGGCACCAAAACGATCGCAGTTGTCGGTCGCGGGCGTGAGATCCTCGATCGGGCGGTCGTTCCGACCACCACGCCCCGGGCGACGCTTGACGCCGTCGCGACCCGCCTCAAGCTGTGGGACGAGACGTTTCGACCGCAGGGGCTGGGCATCGCCAGCTTCGGCCCGGTCGCGCTGCGCGCGGGCACGCCCGATCACGGTCACATGCTGGACACGCCCAAGCCCGGTTGGGCGGGAGCCGACGTGCTGGGCCCGCTCGCCGCCGTCTTGCCCGGCCCGGCGGCGATTCACACCGACGTGACCGGCGCCGCGCTGGCGGAAGGGCGCTGGGGTGCCGCGGCCGGCCTGTCCGATTTCGTCTACATCACCGTCGGCACCGGCGTGGGCATGGGCATCGTTTCCGGCGGCCGACCGGTGTCGGGGCGGATGCATCCGGAAGCGGGGCATCTGCGCGTCCGGCGCCTGCCCGGCGACGACTTTGCCGGCGTGTGCCCGTTCCATGGCGACTGCCTCGAAGGGCTGGCGTCGGGGCCGGCCATCGCCGCGCGCGCGGGCAAGGGGGCCGAGCATCTGGCGCCCGACGATCCAGCCTGGGCCTTCGTCGCCGACGCGCTGGCGGAAGGGATCGTGATGCTGATGCTCACCGTTTCGGCGCAGGCGATCGTGATCGGCGGCGGAGTCGGGCTTGGCCAGCCGCAAGTGCTGGCGATGATCCGGCCGCGGATCGTCGCGCTGCTGGGCGGCTATCTGCCCGGCGTCGATGCCGGCTCGATCGATCGGATCGTCGTTCCGGCCGCGCTTGGCGGGGATGCCGGACCGCTTGGCGCGCTGCTGTTGGCCGAGATGGCGGTGGAACAGAGCAGCGGTGTCGCGAGTAGCAAGCGGCAATAG
- a CDS encoding sugar porter family MFS transporter, with protein MIEERGAPAPAGGEPSLLNPTLLACIVTAALAGLLFGFDTAVISGTTEGLRARFHLDDFWLGVTVSSALWGTLAGALLAGLPGDRFGSRDTLRVLALFYVVGGIGCALAWSWSSLVLFRVIAGLAVGGSSVLAPVYIAEVAPPSRRGGLVASFQFMVIFGILAAYVSNAIIAAQHFGPDDWRWKFGVTAVPAAIFLLLLLRIPNSPRWLVGKGRETEASAAFAQLGMDQARARSEIDAVRAGLGASVGGGEALSWRRHRKPILLAFMVAAFNQLSGINALLYYLNDIFAKAGGSLSPDVQAIIIGVVNAIFTMVGMLLIDRLGRRTLLLIGSAGMATCLVLAGLAMSAWLPNWMLLPALIGFIAFFAPSTGAVIWVYISEVFPTAVRGRGSAIGASTHWCFDAVIAAVFPSIAALSVSLPFFFFAAMMALQFVVVLAYFPETRGVPLEEMERTLGTRK; from the coding sequence ATGATCGAAGAACGCGGCGCCCCCGCGCCGGCGGGCGGCGAGCCGTCGCTGCTCAACCCCACGCTGCTTGCCTGCATCGTCACCGCGGCGCTCGCCGGGCTGCTGTTCGGCTTCGACACGGCCGTCATATCGGGCACGACCGAGGGGCTGCGCGCGCGCTTCCATCTCGACGATTTCTGGCTGGGCGTGACGGTTTCGTCGGCGTTGTGGGGCACGCTCGCCGGCGCGTTGCTCGCGGGGTTGCCGGGCGACCGCTTCGGCAGTCGCGACACCTTGCGGGTGCTGGCGCTGTTCTACGTGGTGGGCGGCATCGGCTGTGCGCTGGCGTGGAGCTGGTCGTCGTTGGTCCTGTTTCGCGTGATCGCGGGTCTCGCGGTGGGGGGCTCTTCGGTGCTGGCGCCGGTCTACATCGCCGAGGTGGCACCACCGTCGCGGCGCGGCGGGCTGGTCGCCTCGTTCCAGTTCATGGTGATCTTCGGCATCCTCGCCGCCTATGTCTCGAACGCGATCATCGCCGCGCAGCATTTCGGGCCGGACGACTGGCGGTGGAAGTTCGGCGTCACGGCGGTGCCGGCGGCGATCTTCCTGCTGCTGCTGTTGCGCATCCCCAACAGCCCGCGCTGGCTGGTGGGGAAGGGGCGTGAAACCGAGGCATCGGCGGCGTTCGCGCAACTCGGTATGGATCAGGCACGCGCCCGGTCGGAGATCGACGCGGTGCGTGCCGGCCTCGGCGCGAGCGTCGGCGGCGGCGAGGCGCTGTCGTGGCGGCGCCATCGCAAGCCGATCCTGCTCGCCTTCATGGTGGCCGCGTTCAACCAGCTGTCGGGCATCAACGCGCTCCTTTATTATCTCAACGACATTTTCGCGAAGGCCGGGGGCAGTCTCTCGCCGGATGTGCAGGCGATCATCATCGGCGTCGTCAACGCGATCTTCACGATGGTCGGCATGTTGCTGATCGATCGGCTGGGCCGGCGGACGTTGCTGCTGATCGGCTCGGCCGGCATGGCGACATGCCTCGTCCTCGCCGGACTGGCGATGAGCGCGTGGCTGCCGAACTGGATGCTGCTGCCGGCCTTGATCGGTTTCATCGCCTTCTTCGCACCGAGCACCGGCGCGGTGATCTGGGTCTATATCTCCGAGGTGTTCCCCACCGCCGTGCGCGGCCGTGGCAGCGCGATCGGCGCCTCGACCCATTGGTGCTTCGACGCGGTGATCGCCGCCGTCTTCCCGAGCATCGCGGCGCTGTCGGTGAGCCTGCCCTTCTTCTTCTTCGCGGCGATGATGGCGCTGCAGTTCGTGGTGGTGCTCGCTTATTTCCCCGAAACGCGCGGCGTGCCGCTCGAGGAGATGGAGCGGACGCTTGGGACGAGGAAGTAA